The Candidatus Micrarchaeia archaeon sequence TTGATGAGGCTGCGGCTATCGCCGCTGCGGCAAGGAATGCCGCAGGCGCCCCGAAGGAAGCCCAGAGCACTCCGGCAGCCACGCTGGCCGGAAGGTAGGCGGCGCCTATGGCTGTGTTGTACGCGCCGAGAGCAGTGCCCCTTTTTCCCTCAGGGGCGAGGTCTGAAATGT is a genomic window containing:
- a CDS encoding MFS transporter, yielding AASFGIYAIVCVGFAFATQWIHFAALFAIYGIFVAADESVNKAYISDLAPEGKRGTALGAYNTAIGAAYLPASVAAGVLWASFGAPAAFLAAAAIAAASSIAFAVCCRN